CCACATTACTCAAAATAGTTAGTTGCCACTTCCTTAATCACTTCCACTTTCCACATCATTAGATGACCAAATTAATCACACCCATTATGCTATTAACCATGAAATCACGTGATGTCGGCTGCCATttccaaatgaagaaaaaataaCAGTGCCCTGGTTTTTGGTATTAAGATATCGACTTTAATggtaaggtcatctccaattgAAAGAGGGATAGATGACCCTCTCTAGCCCAATAGTCCttcaataaattaatattttaatgaacagtgaactatatttcttaccatctccaaccgaggggacAGAtggtcataggccaaacatagtcttgtgacaaaaaaccatctccaaccgagcgGTCAGAGGGCTAtagggtcaaacataatttattattttaattgaattactaagtttacttaaattaaaatacctcaataattttacgtTTCAGATTTTGAGTGTCACGTGTCGATGTCTGAGTAACTTTGCAGATTTCTTGTCGATAAGGAATCTCAATAATATTACGTCTCAAATTTCAAGTGTCACGTGTTGATATGTGAGTAACTTTGAAGATTTCTTGTCGATatggaatctcaataattttttggataggATTTCGAGTGCCACGTGGcgagatgtaattggttgtgGCAAtttttgataggatttttatctgcttccaatgtccataaatagggtggatattggcctataattcacacaccttCAGATTCAATCTCGCCaatatctctttcaattcaagtttgcaatgaattccaacttttgATCCTCTTCAGGTTCCAACTGGGGCTTCTCTGCCAATTCTGAATTGGAAGATAAATGGGCGCAAATGAGGCGAGAAGAAGAGGAGTCATatgaaaaagatgaagcatGGCGCAATACATCATATATGGCAGCCATGGCTGGGGTCATGGCTTGTTAGGCAACTGAAGAATAACCTTAATGGGGTGGCTCTATTGCTGGTCGCAGTTACAAGCCATGAAATTGAGAGATGGCGCATCAaaatctgatgaacaactacttcaacctaTCTCGGTGTATAACGAAAAGGATTTTAGACATTGTTTCCAGATGAGGCGTCATATTCAAGCGTGTACTTCATGATGTCCAACatgtcaatccatactttcgacaAAAAATGGACAGAGCAGGCCGCCTTAGTTTCTCACAGCATGATAAGGTTATTATTGCTCTCTGAATGCTGGCTTATGCCTCCCCAGCTAATGCGATGGATGATACATATGGTATGTCtaagtctacatgccttgatactcttgCTGAATTCTGTGAAACAGCTGTTCAGCTTTACAAAGAGGAGTACATTCGTCAACCAAATCAAGTAGATCTAGAGCGGCTTCTTCGCAAAGCTGAAGATCGTGGCTTTCCGACCATGATAGGGACACTAGATTGCATACATTGGCAGTGGAAGAATTGTCCCACCGGATGGAAAAGAGGTGGAAAATCGAGAAAGCCAACAATTATGTTAGAGGCGGTTGCATCATTTGACATATGGATatggcatgctttctttggagtcctaGGATCCCAAAATGATATTACAATTCTTGGTCGTTCACCCCTTTTTAATAACCTGACGAAGGGTAAATCACCTAAACTTGACTACTACGTCAACGGTCGTCAATTCAACATgaggtattacttggcagatggcATCTACCCAAAGTAGGTGACATTTGTCCAAACAATTGCAAACCCTACGAATGACGCCGAAAAAtggtttaccttacaccaagaggcataccggAAAGATGTTCAGAGAGCTTTCGATATTCTACAAGCACAGGGGAAGATCATTAAGAAACCGATaagagggtggagtcgagaaaatttgcaatccatcatgatgtcttgcatcatattacacaacatgattgtggaggatGAACGACatgggtatattgatggagagtctgaTAACGACCAAGAGGATCCAAATAGATTAAGAAGagctcgtgcaaaaatatatgatgggcctaatttatctttcaatccaagaactggtaCTATCTCtctaaatgagtacatgaggagCCATAGGATGATACGTTCCCGTGCAACAAAtaagtacctacaacaggatcttgttgcacatttttgggccaaaagaagcatggagtatgcgttttagttttatattgttaaatgtttttaaaaatgttgtctaagtttcatgttgttaaatgtttttttttatatgttgtatagtttttattttgtttaatgttacttaatgttgtttaatattgtttaatgttgtttcatgttacttaatgttatttaatgttgtttaatgacttaggaagttataggaaaaaaatagaaattttaaattaaaaaaaaatgttgaaaaaataaactgtaaaaaaaaaatcaaatataatggctagctgacgtcagtaGGTAGCCTTTGCATTCAAACGCCCAGCCTAGCTCGGGGCTGGGTTGGGCTAGCCGGTTGGCCCTTTTCTCCCTTTTTTGGTCTGGTGGGtccacaagccctttggcctagccctcggttgaagataatttttgtgttttttcgaTCCCTGATCCTTTGACCggattggttggagatggcctaatgcTTTTGGTTTCAACTCATGGCTAGTTCAAGCAAAACCAAGCACCTTTGAAAAGGCGGCCCTATATGCATAAACTaagacaaaaatataaaactgaaaaattgctaattttacTAACTCTTTTAAGGTGAAACAAGCCACAAATCAATGTGCTAAGCTAGGCAAGATGCCAGGCTAAAATACTAAAAAGtaaatcctctctctctctctctctccctcgcaTTCGGTTCTGTTTCTTTTCCGCAGTCCTTTTTACCATGTGCATCTTTAAAGCTTAAAACCCTAAGCTGTATCCACCTTTCCATTCCACTATGTAATTATTTAGTGCCTTTGGTATTTGTTGGAGTATTGTAACTCACTAAGGGCTGGTGTGGAAAATGTTTTCAAATAAGTGAAAGTGTttatagagaaaatatttttgaaaccgatctttagtaaaaatgctagCTAATCTTGAAAAAGTACTTAAAGTGTTTCCTACAAGGAGCACATAATTCTTGCAGGAaatacttcaagtgctttttgaaaccaatctttagtaaaaatgctagTTAATTTTGGAAAAACACTTGAGGTGTTTCCTGCAAGGAGCACATAATTCTTACAGGAAACACTTCAAGTATTTTTGAAcccaaataatattttctttaaaaatactttcaattaTTCAAAAATCTTTTCCACACCAGCCCTTAGTGAGTTACAATCCTCCAGCAAATACCTAAGGAACTAAATAATTACACAGTGGAATGGAAAGGTGGATATAACTTAGCGTTTGAAGCCTTAAAGATGCGCATGGTAAAAAGGACCAGGGTAAAGGGATCCTCCTTCCAAATAGCTGCAGAAAAGAAACAGAACCcaaatgtgagagagagagagagagagagagagagagagagagagagagagagagagagagagtttactTTTTAGTATTTTAGCATGGCATCTTGCCTAGCTTATCCTTGTGcaatttaattttgaaaaaaacactttaagtgttttatgcaaggAACACATAATTCTTAcagaaaacacttcaagtgcttttggacccaaataatattttctctaaaaaacactttcaattgtttaaaaGCACTTCTCAAACGAACCCTAAATCCACAAAAGAATCACTTGAGTGAATTGTCTTTCGGATATTTAATTTGCACCCTTTTAATATAGTTAGTGACAGTTAATCTCTATCTGTTAAAAATTAACATTCACAATTATAACTTCAAGTAGTACGTGTGCCTATTTTTTAACTTTGCGTTAATTAACACGAGACAACGATATATAAATCACAAGTTTGCTATATTAAGTTATATATAATAATACTATATGAATGGTTATGACTCAAGACCAAACAAGGTTAACATGCATAgaaaagttttttatttattttaaatatctacattaaggaaTGGAGGAGTGGATTAAGTCTTACAATGGACTAaacataataatgtggttcaaattcgcttttggagAGAATTAAACTGAagatctttcacttacaagtgaaaatgaatactatTAGACCGTTATACCATATAACAAACCCATAAAAAAGTTTTAGAACATATTTTTAACCAGAATTGGATTCCATTAGAGAACCTTAAACgaaaaaacatacaaaaaaaataaaaatgtgaagTGGTTGGGAAACATTATCACGTAGAACTCTGGCCAATGCATGGCCCAACCTGAACTCCAACCCTTTGGCAatccaaaccaaaatttaaccCACCAATTCCCAAGTGGGTGATTCCCCAATAGTAAGGCTAATGCTGAGTACAATGCATTGGGCCAAGGTCAACACAGCCTATAATAGGGCGAAAACCCTATAATAACTAGCTAGATTGTTTGCTTAATCCAAGAATCGCTTCTCCAGGAAATGAGGAGACTCGTTGTGACCAGGGGCCAATGACCCCCTAAAATTCCTTTGTATCTCtcaattgttttttgttttatattataTAAGGTGGAGAAGAAAATCATTATATCAGATATCggtgtagaagaaaaaaaaaaaaaagaaaaaaaagagggcTGATGTCTATTTGTGCCTCTTTCTCTAACAGCATCTCTCTCAATTGTTGTTTGAAgactttttaatttgttttagatTTTGAATTTGTATGGTTAACTTACTAAGAGAATAGATTAGTAATAATCATGCACAATTATGTAATTTGATCAGTACTGGTCAGTTACTATATGAGTTTTGCAAGACTAAATAATATGTTTATTAGattgaattaaaatataaattaaaatcctTCTAGTTGTTAGGTTTACGCATGCTCTTGTATTAAAACTGTTCTCTATATATATGCTATCATATGGAATCCTAAACTATGTTTTATATCCATAGGCCACTAGTTTATTCAATGAAATATGAACAATTTAATCAAACTCTTATTGCATGCATGAAGACCAACAAATTGGGAAGTTATTTTGGTGATAACACCGTCATAattaaagtgttactttttttttttttggggtcaacTTAATAATGTGTTACTAATTTAcatattattatacaaataaacgacaatattaatattttataaaccTAAAGTATAATAATACTAAACAAATACACATGTTATGATAAGAGTAGACTAGTAACACACCTTATCTTTATGTGCTAGTTAAATAATTGATTAAGCTTAATTAAGAGTAATACGCATGATTGTGTGGAGTAGCTAAAAGTCTCACAATCTGATAGCCTAAAACTTGAGGCAAATGAAACCAACCAAGACTTGTGTACTAGTACTGTGTTTACACGAACTTGGGTCGGTTTAGGCCagattaattttgtttgtttgagtaGTTAGGTTTCTGTCCGTATAATCCTGCACTTTGCAAAATCTAAATCCCCACTCGATCAGATGCATCCCCGATCTCATTCACTTACAAAAACTTAGACCTCATCTCCTTTCCTTTGCACATCGCCCCCACCACCACTAATTGTCGCCATAATCTTTGTGTCGTTGTCTGTTCCCACTCAATTATTATGTGGGTCGTCTTGTTCTTCTTTAGAGACAAATCAGAGAAAAGGgccaagcaaaaaaaaaaaaaaagaacatgcATCTTTAAAGGAAATGGCAGAGAACCCAAGAAGAGAAAATGACATGCCCATAAATTAACATCGTTCGGCTCGTTACATGTAAAAATTAAAAGGTTATTCATTATTCCGTGCATAAGAAAAACTTATTCTTGATAACATTACAATAATAAAAATTGCGAGGACATATAAACTATGATGtatctacaaaaaaaaatctctacgTGCAAATAAACATGCTCGTATATAAAGTAGCAAACCAAAACCGAAAACCACTATTGAAAAGttctcgaaaaaaaaaaaaaaccaaccatcAATTAGTGCAGAAACATGCAGTCTGTTTACATGTGAAAACTGCCCCCCAAGCATCCATGGCAGTTATTATTTAATCAAAAGATCCACTTATATATAAACCACAATCATAAGTATATATTTTATCAAGGGTAAACTGTCATTGAGAGCATGTGGGATGCAATAAACAAGCTAAACAAATCAATagacaattaaaaaataaaaaagaatccGAAGCTAGGGATATGATATCAAAGGGGGATGACTTTCAGACtgcatgattttttttacacCAGAATTAGTGTTCAGACATAACAGAGCATTCTAAGTTTCTATATCGATTAACCATTAGACTATTGATTAGTTTAAACTCTGGGGTTGTCGAGAGTCCAAGAAAGGCAAAACCCtccttaattaaaattaagaatcCCTTTTCTTACTTACAATGTTAGCAACATGACCGTCTTGGTTTACTACAAAAACACATTATGCAAAAAAGATCATATGCCCGCTAATATGGCAAATATTGCTGCTGCCTTGAGACTGCAATTAGTCAAATTTGATAATGCAAGTAATTAATATAAAACTAATTACATTATATGTTCCCATATAGGAATTAGGAAGTGTGTGAATGCTTTTGTCAACTCATGATTAGAATCAAGGCATCACTAATGAGGTTTTAATATTAATCGAAGTACGGTTTGATGCCAGGATGGATCGATTTGATTATGTAAACTGGATTTGTGCATACATTAATGGGTTTAATTAGTTATAAGTAAACAgcatagttttttctttttgttggagcACACAACATGGTTGGGTATGTGAGTGCATGAGAAATGTTATGGAGATTTTCAGAGTGGGACTCTCTATGGACTTTCTGCTACACTctagtttaacgttaatttccatactaaaatttataaaatattacatCAAATATATGATGTGGCAGAGAGTActtctccttagcatttctcatgaacgcatatatgaatatataaaGACTGCAAATGGATTTGGCTGTCTTGGTCAGTCTGTGTGCCTACCATTGCATGTGGGAGTCACAAAAGTGGAAGATAATAATGGATAACTAGGCCTGTCCCATAGTCATGTATATTCCACATTACTAGGCCAAGAATTTGCAGCATTGGAGTCATCAGTCAGTCGCTCACAAATTTTACAGATTGGTTATACAGATGAATTGAAGCAACAAACCAATGGGAGAGTAGTCCACAGACTGAATATGCATGTGACAGActgacatgaaaaaaaaaacgattgaGATAGGAACTTAGGAACTTCTCCACAATGAGGCACGATGAATGCTGAATGATTCTGCAATTAAACATAACATCTATATTATATACAATAAAAGTTTGTAACACATATTATGTTTTAACGGGATAAataatgcatgtgaattatccATGCATGTGCAtgacaattttatataaaaattatttgaacgTGAGTTTTTATGTCATGTGGGAGATAAGTGACAAACACTGTCCAATTAATCCATAACATGTactaaagaatttgaatttctTAACAAAAACTTGTAACACGTGTTATGGTTTAATTAGATGGTATTGCCAAGTGATAAGAAAGTGCCAGAAAGAAGTCCCAGCCCAAACTTTCTCAATTACCAGGTAAAGAAAGGAGCAAGCAAATTGGTTAAGTTGCATACATTGTGGGAATCATATAGGCCACTTTATCAAACAAAAAGATTGTAATGCAATAAAAACTTATCACACACGTTAAGTTTTAACTAAATAATGTATGTCACTCATCATGTCGCGTGACGAGAAGTCTCTACTTAAATTTTTTCGTATAGATGATTGTATACATATCTAGGGGGACATAGACTATAAGCATGCAAATGATCAACATAAAGATTGTAATGCTATGTAATGTAATAGTAAAGTGACCAAAAGTCAATTAGGGCCATGAAAAGGCAATTTCATAACCTATATGGCAAacgaagagagaaagagaagaagaagaggaagagtaAGATGGGAAAAGCAAATCCTATAATATACGTCACATTCAGAAAAGTAAAGGGATTCACGTGTAGAGAGTCTAAGGGGAAGAGAGGGAGGTCTGTTTGGGAGCGTGCGCCATGTGCTTTGGTGCAGTCGGCGACCTTGTTGAGATAATGAGATAAGAAactataaaaaccaaaaaacaaaaatataaaaataaaagagtgaTGATCCTCTAATCTCCAAAAAGCCCATCTCACGGATCTTGCCCCTCTCCTTCTCTCCActcctacatatatatatatatatatatatattatcttatATAATTATTGTGCCATCCTCCTCACACAGCTCTTGCATAAAAAGCTAGCTAGGCTTGAGAGAGATTTCAGTCGTCATCGTCGTTCAGATTACTGTATTCTAAACGTAACATTTTCATTGGAGAACACCAAGTTTTGAAGGATAAATGGCTTCGTGGAAGAAAACCATTACAACTCCATTCAGGAAAGCTTGCACTTTCTTTAACCAGCAGCCAGGAGGGAGAGACCAGAAGAAGTCTAAGCTTCAaggtatatacaaacatatattGTTTCTCTCCTATGTACTTCTCTTGTCAGGCTCTCTTGTCAGACTGAGAATTTACGAAGTTTGAATTCGCAGTCTGATAACGTAAGTCTAGCAAGAGAACACTactactctctctctcatgtGTTAAACGATGTGAATTATCATTTATGGAACAGACTGAGTGATGTTTTGTTCCATAATTTACTTTGAACAGGGAGTGAAAGTAGTGTGATGGCTCTGCATGGAGAAGTGATGGCATGCGCATATGAAGATGTTCAGGTGATGTGGTCTATCCTGGACAAGTCCAAGGCCTCAGCCTGCAGCATCACTTCTTAACATGTATAGATGGCTATGGCTATCAGTAATTGATGCCAATATCTATGTCAAAAAACAGCCATAAAAAAAGGGAGAGAGACCCACGTCAGCAATTAGCAGATATGTGCATACAATTTGGGTCAAAGCTCGCTTGCAACATTTTGGTTCTCATTCTTCTGGATCTGGTGTGCAAGATATAATTACTTGTAGATAGGGAGGTGCTGGGAGGGATGGTGCTTTTGTACTCAAACTCTATGGTGGCTAGAAAAAGTCCCAACTCAAAAAAAGAGGAGAAGGAGGGGGGATTTGTGAGGCTTTTAATTGTAGAATTGGCCCCCATTATACGAAagttttttgtttagtttgtaATCTGTTAAATTAATGAATAGGCAATCCATGTGATAAAACATCACATTGAGATTATTAATATTAAACTTTAgcaaaatattttcattttctgcttatcttcttcttcttgtttctcTTGTAACTACTACCTTTATCTCTCCTTAGTGGTCCTCAAGTAAGAAAGCTTGCACATTCTCAATTTTAAGATGAATTACATGAAATGAAGACACTAAGGTGGCAATATGTCAAACTAATCACGAGagattatataaaaattaaaataaaataatatatgtgATAGGTTGGCGATACCACCACTTTAACATCCTATTTTAGTAAGTCGACTTCTGATTCATCGATtataacccaaaaacaaaatccgaATTTTGCATTGTCAACTGACTTGTTTTGCTCTATCGTCCATTTTATTGGTtggaaaattaatataatatcttAATTTGAAGATATTATAGATCTATTTTTTTTGTACGGGTAACTGAATACTAAATATCCTTTACTCCGTTTCTATAAAACCGTATAAATTAGTAGGAGAAATCTAACAAGGTGCATGGAATTCTAATGAAAATATCAAAAAGCTTCCAACTACTTTTTTCAGCGGTTTAATAGAATCCAACACATTGCTTTTGTAATAAATATGTACATGTTGTGCTTCTTTAGAGATTTTTCACTGTGCCGGACACATGGGTGGTGCAATAAATGTTATTATAAAAGTGGTGAAATACTTAgggttaaaaaattaacagctTAAAAGATAAAACTTCTCTCTATCTATttaatgacatgtggtgtaTCATTCGTGTTCCGcgcacaataatttttttttctagcttCTTGTACTTGcttaaaaacaagtttttattttgtcattttcacaaacaagaaaaaggaaagttgaaaacTAAAACGAAAGGATGATTGCCTAATATTGGTTTTGAACTTTTAATGCAGGGAGAATTCAAAGCTGAGATTATTTTTTGGTATACCAAAAGAAACCGAACTCTTGACCAATCTAACCCAAGAGCTTGAAGAAGCTTTAAGTTCTCCATGATTTAATGACATTGACGTTTTGGACGAGTAGTTTGATGGAGATGTAAAAGAGAAGACGAGAGTCATGacatattttttctttattactCACAGTAATATTTGAAAATTCATACAGCCAACCTCATATAATGAGAAAATGATTTGTTGTTGTTCTACTCATTTCTCAAGCAATCAAGACTAAAATCCAAAAACGTGACGCATGCATTTGTTATCAcagattgaaaaataaaatggtgTAAACAGGCCAACAGCACACGATATTAAATAAGTCTATACAATCTGTCCAAAACAAATAATGGAGGAGCTAACAGTGAAGCACAATTTGTGGAGGAAACTGGTGGAACAAAGAAAATGTACCA
This Pyrus communis chromosome 6, drPyrComm1.1, whole genome shotgun sequence DNA region includes the following protein-coding sequences:
- the LOC137738405 gene encoding uncharacterized protein: MASWKKTITTPFRKACTFFNQQPGGRDQKKSKLQGSESSVMALHGEVMACAYEDVQVMWSILDKSKASACSITS